Genomic segment of Octadecabacter arcticus 238:
CTTTGCAGGCTCGCCCACGTCAGACAGCTCTTCTGGTGCGGTGTGCTTTTCACGGTAAAGACGCAGGTAGGCCGCGGCGAGTTGTTCTGGCGCGAAGCGTTCGGCCATCGTCGCGACCATCGCAGTTGCCGATTCTTCGACGTCGGCGGACCAATCGGTGTCTTCGAGCATGCGTTCTTCGTCTTTGGCGGTGACTTCGTCGGCGGAGGGCGCATCGGCCCATGTTGCCGTTAGTTTGGCCCATCCCAACAGACGCTCAGCTTTTTTGCGCACAGCTGGTGGCACGATCATTGCGGATGTGCCTTTGCGACCGGCGCGACCGGTGCGGCCAGAGCGGTGCAGCAGCGTGTCTTGGTTGGTCGGCAGTTCAGCGTGGATTACAAGGTCGAGGTTGGGCAGGTCGATGCCACGGGCTGCAACGTCAGTGGCCACACAAACCCGCGCACGGCCATCGCGCATGGATTGCAGCGCGTGGGTGCGTTCGGTTTGGGACAATTCGCCCGACAAGGCCACAACGCTAAAGCCACGGTTGGACAGGCGGGTGGTCATGCGGTTGACGGTTGCGCGGGTGTTGCAGAACACGATGGCATTTGGCGCCTCGAAATAGCGCAGCACGTTGATGATGGCGTTTTCGGTATCGCGCGCCGACACGCGGAAGGCGCGGTATTCGATGTCTGCGTGCTGCTTTTCGCCGGTGGTGGTGGCGACGCGTTCTGCGTTGCGCTGATAGCGCTGCGCGAGTTTTGCGATGGACGCAGGCACGGTCGCAGAGAACAGCAACGTCTGACGGTCTTTTGGCGATTCATCGAGGATGAATTCAAGGTCTTCGCGAAACCCAAGGTCGAGCATTTCATCGGCTTCGTCCAGCACAACCGCCTTCAGGTTGGACAGGTCGATGGATTTGCGCATGATGTGGTCGCGCAAACGTCCCGGAGTGGACACAACGATATGCGCACCACGGCCAAGGGCACGGCGTTCGTCGCGCATGTCCATGCCGCCAACAGTCGATGCGATGACTGCGCCAGTCTTTTCGTACAGCCATTCAAGTTCGCGTTTAACCTGTAAGGCCAATTCGCGTGTCGGTGCGATTACCAAGGCTAGCGGCGCATCGGCGCGATCAAAGCGTTCAGCGTCTCCGAGCAGGTTGGGCGCGATGGCAATACCAAAGCCGAGCGTCTTGCCCGATCCAGTTTGCGCAGAGACCAAAAGGTCGCGGCCTTCCAGCGCGGGATCGCCGCATGCTTCTTGGACGGGGGTGAGCGTGTCGTAGCCACGCGCTTCGATGGCATCAGCAAGAGCCTGTTTCACGAGATTTCACTTTTCTACATTGGGGTTTGGGCGCAGCCCCGATGGGCACGCGTCATTGTTTGACGCGGCCTTAACCTGTTGGAGCGCGCTTGTATAGGGCGCTTGGGTGGCAATCTGGTATGCAGTTTAGGGCGTCAACCCGTCTGCACGACACGCCGAAACGTGCGTGATTGCCACAATGGCCAGCCGATTATTTGGCTGATGGTGACAAATCGCAGCTCGCGCGCGGTCAGCCCGTCGAGGGTCTGGGGCATGGCGTCAATCGTGCCGCGGTGGATGTCGTGGCTTAGAACGATGCTGCCTTAATGGGTGTGCTGAAGGATGCGGTTGGCGACGACGCTGGTACCCGGTCGTCGCCAATCTTGTGGGTCGACAGACCACAGAATTGTCGGCAAGGCCCGCGTGGCGTGAAGGCCTGTGCGTTGGCTGCGGGTAAATGCGCCGTAGGGCGGGCGAAAAGTGACCGGTGGGCGACCGGTGACCTGAAAGATGGCATCCGTGGTGCGGTCAATTTCACTGGCGACGGTCGATGCGCTCAAGCGATCCAGAAACGGATGTGTGTAGCTGTGATTGCCAATCTCGTGGCCTTCTTCGGCGATGCGCCGCGCGATTTCAGGGTATTGCACCACGCGGTTGCCAATCAGATAGAACGTGGCGCGAATGTCGCGTTCGCGCAGCATATCGAGAAGGCGCGGCGTGTTGGTGGGGTGTGGCCGATCATCAAACGTCATGGCAACCACGGGAGACGGTGTGCTGACGGCGGTTATCGTCGCCGCATCCGTGTTGATGATGTCGTCTGGCAGGGCAATCAACGCCCGCGCCGAGGCTTGTGTGCCGCTCATTGTAGCGGCGCATGCGCCAAGACCAGCCGCCAATGCGTGGCGGCGCGAAAGTAATACCATTTGATCCCCCCAGGGATTTATCTGCAGACTCGACGACAGCTGGCGGTATTTCGCACTGAAATTAAAGTATTTTTTGTAAAATCGTGGCGGCGCAGGGCGCGCACATCACACACACACTGCATCTTGTGGGGGTTGATGTGTGAAAAGCTGCGATTGTGCTTCGCTTGTGGCTTGACGGGGTGCGCACCCGTCCCTAGAAGCCAAGCACGTTGATGCAAATCAGCGGACAGTGGGCGGTTGTAGCTCAGTTGGTTAGAGTACCGGCCTGTCACGCCGGGGGTCGCGGGTTCGAGTCCCGTCAACCGCGCCACCGCTGTCCCTTTGGTCCCTAGGTTTGGGACCCGTTGGCCCAGGACTTGGGCTCCCTTGGTTCGGGGTTACGAACCAAGTGCGCGGTTGTAGCTCAGTTGGTTAGAGTACCGGCCTGTCACGCCGGGGGTCGCGGGTTCGAGTCCCGTCAACCGCGCCACTTTTATCTTCATAAAATTATCGGCAAATCAGTGGCTCATTGCCGCCACATTTGCTGTTTAATGATTCTCCAAAATATAGTGCAGTAATGAGCTGTCGCAGTTTTGAGGCTTCGATGATGACCTATGAAATGGCAATGTTAATGAACTGGCTACTGGTGGCGTCCGGTTTGCTTGCGTCTGATCTGTTCAGCGATTTGTTCACCAGCAGTTCTAATGATGCGTCTGACGACGACGTGGACGTTGAGCCGATCCGCGAACTGACCCTGCTCGGACTGGGGGATAATACATTTGTCGGTACCGACGCGGATGACAGTGTTTTGGGCCAAGCGGGAAATGATACGATTTCTGGCGAGGGCGGCGCGGACGATATTGAGGGCAATACCGGCGACGATTTCATTTCTGGCGGTTCGGGCAACGATATTTTGGCCGGTGGCAGTGACACTGACAAGATCTTTGGTGGCGACGGCGACGATATTTTGTCGAGCGATCGTTTAGATGAGGATGCGGATTGGTCACGCGGTGAAGATGAAATCTTGCATGGTGGCGCGGGCGACGATCAGCTGTACTTTTCGGATGGCGATGAAGCGATTGGCGGCACTGGTGCCGATACGTTTGGCATGATCTTCTCGGATGAAGGCAGTGCGCAAATTTCCGATTTTAACCCCGAAGAGGACAATGTCGTTCTTTATGTCGACGACCTCAGTGAGGAGACATCGCTGATCATCAGTTATTTTACTGATGAGGATGCTGGAAATACCACTGTATCCTTGGACGGCACCCCGACGTTGGTTTTTGACGGTGTGTTTACGCCAGAACAGCTCGCGGTGACGCTGGCGGACACTGATTCGAATGATTTTTCCACCGCGCCATAATGCTCCCACCTTAGGGACTACGTCATGGAGTTGATGAGGGTCGTGTGCGTGACAAGACTGTTTCGTTGCCGGTTGCGTCCCTGAAGGGGCGCAGCAGCTGCGTGGGTGCAGCTGTATTCGTAAATAACTAAATGTGGGTTTCCCGTTTGAGCGCACAGCCTGCACGCGGGGCCAATGGTGCATAAACACGCAGGCTGTGGTGCGCCCTAAACCTGTTGGAGGGCGCGGCCGTTGCGGTTGTGGCGCGCGATCAATTTGATCTGTTCGCGCCGCGCCGGAATGAGAACTGCTGGGGCAGGAGTTATGCCCTGCGACAATTCTGGAAGCAGCGTCAGGATTTCAAGGCGCGCGTCGTGCGACAATGCTTCCATCGCGGCGGGGCCTGCAAACAGGCTTTCGGTGTGCGCACCGTCCGCACAGATGACTTCGTGTTCGTCAAATAACAGGTGGAAATAAGTGGTGGGCCGCACGGTCGTGTCCACGTCAATGCCGGGCAGGTCGGTGAGGCGAATTGCGCTGACCAGCACGTCACGCACACCGAACATGCGCTGTGCGATGATAGATGACACCATCATGCGGTGTTGGCGCGACACACGCATGTCACGCGCAGGCACGCCGTGCCCAAGTGCGTCGGCACGGATCAACACGGGACGAAGTTTTTCATTTTTGGTCAGGTCGTCCGCCGTTAGCGATTTACAGCCAATCCAGCGCAGTGGGCGCGCGCCATTGAGAGTATCGACAATTGATCCCGCGCGCAGGTCTTGCACCAATGTTGGCCCGTTCGGGGTATCGATTAGCGTGTCTTTCGTCAGGCAAACCATGATGGAGATGTCATCAATCAGAGCGCCGTAAGAATCGTTCGGGCCGATTTCGGTGAACGTGAGTGTATATTCACCAGTCGTCGGAAACGTGACGGGGAAGGTGAACGTCTGGAATGTCTCAGTTGTGGGCAGGATCGTGGTCTCAAAGATGACCGCGCCGACGTTGTCGGTAATTTGAACGGTAAACCCATCCTCACCCGCGATCGTTTTTTGTGAGCGCAAGGCGGCTTCAAATACAAGATCAGTGGTTTGGCCTGCAGCGACGCTGAACGTTTGTTGCATCACTGTGGTCTGGTTCGCGCCACCGTTCATTTCTGCAACGCTGTCGTTGGATCCGTTACTTTGATAGGTATTTTCCGAATACGTGGTTTCCAGATCGGTGCCGGACCACCCGAAGTTGGCGTCGCCAGGGTTTTGATCAAATGATCCGTTTACAATAACATTTGTTGGCATCGATAAGCACTCGCAGGTTGTGGCACACGGTTAAGATGCAATGGTTGAGCCTGCGCAATAGGGTACGTAATCGTTGATAAAATGGCGTCAACAGCGTTTTAGTTTGGTGATAATAAGGCTGGGTCAGAAGAGCGCACCCGGGACGTTTCCCGTCAGGGTTGTCTGGCCGGATACGCTAATTGGCGGATCGTGCCTGCGCAAAGGCGGCCCGCAGCAAGGGGTCTTCGCCTGCCAACAGGGGCGCGGCGGTGATCGCAAAGGCGATGTCGGGCGGGACGCCGACGGCTTCAAACGATTGGCCGTCCAGTGTGCGGTAGGTCTGATGTGACAGTCCAAGGTCCCAACCGTTTGCCAGTTTGAACCCCAGAATGTCGGACAACCCGCCAGAGGTGGTCTGGCCCATCGTGGTCACTTGTGGCAGGTCGCGCAGCGCCATCGTCAGGATTTCTGCGGCAGACCCAGTGAGTTGGCTGGTCAGCACGATCACGGGTTGCATCATCGGTGTTGCGTCAAACGGCTGCAGCGTGGCTGTGAACGGCGCGGATTGGCCCGACCCGTCGCGGGTGGTTTTGGTGAACATATCCAACGGGGTGTCTACGAAATGGCTGGCGACGCCAACGGACACTGAATCTGATCCGCCTGGATTGTAGCGCAGATCGATGATGAACGAATTGGCGTCTGCCATGCCGTCCGTGACCTGTGCAAACGCCAGTGCCATGGCGGTTTGGCTTGTGGTGCCAAACGGTGTGTCGATGTCCATATGCCGGATCAACACATAGCCGACCCCGTCGGGCAGCAGGACGTATTCAATGCCCGTTAGGTCAACGGCGGTGAGGTCCGTGCCAAGCGTGTCGCGTGCGATTTGTGTTAGGGTATCGCGGTTGAGAGGATCCACCAGCCAGTCAGGCCCCTGCGCAGGAGAGACATAGCCGATGGGCGCGCCGATCTGGACGTGACCGTCATCAAGGCCCTGCAAAGTGTCTGACAGCAGCGCGAGGAGAGCGCTGTCCGTCATCGTGTCGCCAACTGCGGGCGCGAATGCGCGCCGCGCATCCCAATCGACGCCGTGCAGATCAAAAAACGCGTAATGTTCATCCATGGCCGACCACAGGGAGTCGAACACGGCGCGCGGGGTGGCGTTGGGATCGGCGGGGCCGCAGGTGTCAGGCAAGGCGTCAATACGATCAAGGATCATCGGGTCAAGCGAGCCATCCACTGTCAGGTGCAATTGGGTGTCAATCACGGACACAGTTGCGCCTTGGGTCAGTTCGACAAGCTTCATATGGGCGGGGAACGACAGCTGATGCAGACAGGCCACGCTGGTTTCTGAATACATCTTGGCGGTAAACGGCGATAGCGTGATGATCGTGCCGCCGGATTGCGCCCGCCAGACACCGCGTTCGTCGCCGTTTGGCATGTAAAAGACCCATGTCACCGCGATGGCTGCAACAAAGGTGGCAATCACAATCCAGATTTGGTTGAGAAGGCGTTTCATCTACAGGCCTCGTGCTTGGTTAAGTCAGTGCGGCCAGCACACGGGCCCAAGACCGCGTGCCTTTGTGAAACGCCTCAACGTCATATTTTTCGTTCGGGGAATGGATGCGGTCGTCCTCGGCCCCAAAGCCGATCAGCATGGCGTCCATGTCGAGAACGGATTTGAAATGGCCCGCGATGGGGATGGAGCCGCCCATGCCAACAAACACGGCCTCGCGGTTCCATTCATCAGAAAGGGCCTGACGTGCCAGTTCGAATTCGGGGCGGTCGGTGTTCATGACAGATGCGGGCGCGCCTTCGAGGTCGTTGTTCCATGTGATGGTTGTGTCAGGCCGCAACTGGTCCTCGACGTGTTTGCGCAGCGCGGTGCGCAGTTTGTCAGGGTCCATATCGCCCACCAAACGGCAGGTGATTTTGCAATGGGCGTCGGCGGGGATCACGGTTTTGGATCCCGCACCTTGATAGCCGCCCCACAGTCCGTTGATTTCCAAAGTGGGCCGCGACCATTGCTGTTCGAGCACGGAATAGCCTTTTTCGCCAGCGGGCGTCGTTAGCACTGCGCCGGACATATAATCCGCCTCATTAAAACCGCAGGTTTCCCATTGCGCCAACAGGTTGTCACCGATTTCAATGACGTCGTCATAAAACCCGTCGATCGTCACGCGGCCTTGGTCATCATGAAACGACGCGATAATGCGGCTGATTTCACGAAGCGGGTTGATTGCCGGGCCGCCGTAGTGCCCCGAATGAAGGTCCATCGCGGGGCCGTGCAGGGTGAATTCCTCCTTTAGCATGCCACGCAATTGGCTGGCGATTGACGGCACGCCCGGCGCGACCATGCCAGTGTCGCAGATCAGCGCGAGGTCGGCTTTCAATTCATCGGCATTCGCGTGCATGAACGGAACGAGCGAGGGCGATCCGGTTTCTTCTTCGCCTTCAAATAGGAAGCTGATTTTGCACGGCAGTTCACCGTTTACCGCGATCCAGGCGCGGCAGGCTTCCATGAACGTCATCAACTGGCCTTTGTCGTCGGCTGTGCCTCGGCCACGAATAACTTTCTTGCCGTCCCTGTCTTCGATAAACGGCGCAAACGGATCGTGATCCCATAAGTCAATTGGATCAACCGGTTGCACGTCGTAGTGGCCATAAAACAGCAAGTGAGGTCCGGTGTTGCCCACATGCCCGATGACAATGGGGTGCAGCGGGGTTTCGCGTTTGGATGCATCCACACCAAGGGACGCGAGATCGGCAACCAGCCAGTCGGCGGCTTTGTTAATCCCGTCTTTATAGGCAGGGTCGGTGGACACCGATTGCAGCCGCAGCAGCCCCATCAACCGATCAAGAGAGAC
This window contains:
- a CDS encoding DEAD/DEAH box helicase, giving the protein MKQALADAIEARGYDTLTPVQEACGDPALEGRDLLVSAQTGSGKTLGFGIAIAPNLLGDAERFDRADAPLALVIAPTRELALQVKRELEWLYEKTGAVIASTVGGMDMRDERRALGRGAHIVVSTPGRLRDHIMRKSIDLSNLKAVVLDEADEMLDLGFREDLEFILDESPKDRQTLLFSATVPASIAKLAQRYQRNAERVATTTGEKQHADIEYRAFRVSARDTENAIINVLRYFEAPNAIVFCNTRATVNRMTTRLSNRGFSVVALSGELSQTERTHALQSMRDGRARVCVATDVAARGIDLPNLDLVIHAELPTNQDTLLHRSGRTGRAGRKGTSAMIVPPAVRKKAERLLGWAKLTATWADAPSADEVTAKDEERMLEDTDWSADVEESATAMVATMAERFAPEQLAAAYLRLYREKHTAPEELSDVGEPAKPRQAFGPSVWFSLPGGRDAGAEPRRILPMICKMGNITKDDIGAIRIQPDTSYIEVREASVKTLTAALGSDMTLENGAPLTRVANPPSFERGPARKESKPRYDGPKSGGKPDYKSGDKPDYKNKDKPAYKAKDKSDFKPAAEKPFEKPELKPSGNTTPVDWNDTSTPKPRKPKVGAKPKYDTKKPYAGKNDKNKASDDTIEPIKARKPYDDKSGGKPYAGKPAGKPYAGKDAKTNAGGSPAQGKASSKKNRARQLAAKGGTAAPRKSRAKS
- a CDS encoding polysaccharide deacetylase family protein, producing MVLLSRRHALAAGLGACAATMSGTQASARALIALPDDIINTDAATITAVSTPSPVVAMTFDDRPHPTNTPRLLDMLRERDIRATFYLIGNRVVQYPEIARRIAEEGHEIGNHSYTHPFLDRLSASTVASEIDRTTDAIFQVTGRPPVTFRPPYGAFTRSQRTGLHATRALPTILWSVDPQDWRRPGTSVVANRILQHTH
- a CDS encoding calcium-binding protein; translated protein: MMTYEMAMLMNWLLVASGLLASDLFSDLFTSSSNDASDDDVDVEPIRELTLLGLGDNTFVGTDADDSVLGQAGNDTISGEGGADDIEGNTGDDFISGGSGNDILAGGSDTDKIFGGDGDDILSSDRLDEDADWSRGEDEILHGGAGDDQLYFSDGDEAIGGTGADTFGMIFSDEGSAQISDFNPEEDNVVLYVDDLSEETSLIISYFTDEDAGNTTVSLDGTPTLVFDGVFTPEQLAVTLADTDSNDFSTAP
- a CDS encoding Hint domain-containing protein; this translates as MPTNVIVNGSFDQNPGDANFGWSGTDLETTYSENTYQSNGSNDSVAEMNGGANQTTVMQQTFSVAAGQTTDLVFEAALRSQKTIAGEDGFTVQITDNVGAVIFETTILPTTETFQTFTFPVTFPTTGEYTLTFTEIGPNDSYGALIDDISIMVCLTKDTLIDTPNGPTLVQDLRAGSIVDTLNGARPLRWIGCKSLTADDLTKNEKLRPVLIRADALGHGVPARDMRVSRQHRMMVSSIIAQRMFGVRDVLVSAIRLTDLPGIDVDTTVRPTTYFHLLFDEHEVICADGAHTESLFAGPAAMEALSHDARLEILTLLPELSQGITPAPAVLIPARREQIKLIARHNRNGRALQQV
- a CDS encoding S41 family peptidase; this translates as MKRLLNQIWIVIATFVAAIAVTWVFYMPNGDERGVWRAQSGGTIITLSPFTAKMYSETSVACLHQLSFPAHMKLVELTQGATVSVIDTQLHLTVDGSLDPMILDRIDALPDTCGPADPNATPRAVFDSLWSAMDEHYAFFDLHGVDWDARRAFAPAVGDTMTDSALLALLSDTLQGLDDGHVQIGAPIGYVSPAQGPDWLVDPLNRDTLTQIARDTLGTDLTAVDLTGIEYVLLPDGVGYVLIRHMDIDTPFGTTSQTAMALAFAQVTDGMADANSFIIDLRYNPGGSDSVSVGVASHFVDTPLDMFTKTTRDGSGQSAPFTATLQPFDATPMMQPVIVLTSQLTGSAAEILTMALRDLPQVTTMGQTTSGGLSDILGFKLANGWDLGLSHQTYRTLDGQSFEAVGVPPDIAFAITAAPLLAGEDPLLRAAFAQARSAN
- a CDS encoding M20/M25/M40 family metallo-hydrolase; its protein translation is MSHNSNLDAVLAKIDADLDVSLDRLMGLLRLQSVSTDPAYKDGINKAADWLVADLASLGVDASKRETPLHPIVIGHVGNTGPHLLFYGHYDVQPVDPIDLWDHDPFAPFIEDRDGKKVIRGRGTADDKGQLMTFMEACRAWIAVNGELPCKISFLFEGEEETGSPSLVPFMHANADELKADLALICDTGMVAPGVPSIASQLRGMLKEEFTLHGPAMDLHSGHYGGPAINPLREISRIIASFHDDQGRVTIDGFYDDVIEIGDNLLAQWETCGFNEADYMSGAVLTTPAGEKGYSVLEQQWSRPTLEINGLWGGYQGAGSKTVIPADAHCKITCRLVGDMDPDKLRTALRKHVEDQLRPDTTITWNNDLEGAPASVMNTDRPEFELARQALSDEWNREAVFVGMGGSIPIAGHFKSVLDMDAMLIGFGAEDDRIHSPNEKYDVEAFHKGTRSWARVLAALT